Proteins encoded within one genomic window of Streptomyces sp. NBC_00523:
- a CDS encoding bifunctional NAD(P)/FAD-dependent oxidoreductase/class I SAM-dependent methyltransferase, with amino-acid sequence MSDNTQAYDVVVIGGGAAGLSGALALGRARRSVLVVDAGDPRNAPASHVHNYLGREGTPPGELLAIGRDEVAGYGVEVVTGEVTVVERLPEDSGFRVVRGDGATVTARRLLVATGLTDELPPIPGLAERWGREVLHCPYCHGWEVRDAAIGVIATSPMAVHQALLWRQWSEDVTLFLHDGPEPTDEEYEQLAARGIAVVDGEVAGLEVTDDRLTGVRLAGGRVVGRAAVVVQTKLTARSGLLESLGLRPVEAEMGGQLIGSYIEADPAGMTEAANVWVAGNVTGLLDQVIGAAAAGLKAGAAINGDLVTEDTRRAVRARNAPSDAEMWDDRYRESHRIWSGKPNTVLVREVEDLAPGRALDLGCGEGADAVWLAGRGWQVTATDISRVALGRAAEHAAEAGVADRVDWQFHDLGATFPEGAYDLVSAQFLHSMGDLPRERILHRAARAVAPGGVLLIVGHAGFPAWDDRHADMKLPTPDEVLASLELPEGEWEVLLSEEHERVQNDPDGNPTTRTDNALKVRRR; translated from the coding sequence ATGAGCGACAACACGCAGGCGTACGACGTAGTGGTGATCGGTGGCGGGGCCGCCGGGCTGAGTGGGGCGTTGGCCCTGGGGCGGGCGCGGCGGTCCGTGCTGGTGGTTGACGCGGGGGACCCGCGCAACGCGCCCGCGTCGCATGTCCACAACTACCTGGGGCGCGAGGGCACCCCGCCCGGTGAGCTGCTGGCGATCGGGCGGGACGAGGTCGCCGGGTACGGGGTCGAGGTCGTGACCGGCGAGGTCACCGTGGTCGAGCGGCTGCCGGAGGACTCCGGGTTCCGGGTCGTACGCGGCGACGGCGCGACCGTCACCGCGCGGCGGCTGCTGGTCGCGACCGGGCTGACCGACGAGCTCCCGCCGATCCCGGGCCTGGCCGAGCGGTGGGGCCGCGAGGTGCTGCACTGCCCGTACTGCCACGGCTGGGAGGTGCGCGACGCGGCGATCGGGGTCATCGCCACCAGTCCCATGGCCGTGCACCAGGCGCTGCTGTGGCGGCAGTGGAGCGAGGACGTCACGCTCTTCCTGCACGACGGGCCCGAGCCCACCGACGAGGAGTACGAGCAGCTCGCGGCGCGCGGCATCGCGGTCGTGGACGGCGAGGTGGCAGGGCTGGAGGTGACCGACGACCGGCTGACCGGCGTCCGCCTCGCGGGCGGCCGGGTGGTCGGGCGGGCGGCCGTGGTCGTCCAGACGAAGCTCACGGCGCGCTCCGGCCTGCTGGAGAGCCTGGGGCTGCGGCCCGTGGAGGCGGAGATGGGCGGGCAGCTGATCGGTTCGTACATCGAGGCGGACCCGGCGGGCATGACGGAGGCGGCCAACGTGTGGGTCGCCGGGAACGTGACCGGTCTCCTGGACCAGGTCATCGGTGCGGCGGCGGCCGGGCTCAAGGCGGGCGCGGCCATCAACGGGGACCTCGTCACCGAGGACACCCGGCGCGCCGTGCGGGCCCGCAACGCGCCCTCCGACGCGGAGATGTGGGACGACCGCTACCGCGAGAGCCACCGCATCTGGAGCGGCAAGCCCAACACCGTGCTCGTCCGCGAGGTCGAGGACCTGGCGCCGGGCCGGGCGCTGGACCTGGGCTGCGGGGAGGGCGCGGACGCGGTCTGGCTGGCGGGCCGGGGCTGGCAGGTCACCGCGACGGACATCTCTCGCGTGGCGCTCGGCCGGGCCGCCGAGCACGCGGCGGAGGCCGGGGTCGCCGACCGGGTGGACTGGCAGTTCCACGACCTGGGCGCCACGTTCCCCGAAGGGGCGTACGACCTGGTCTCGGCGCAGTTCCTGCACTCCATGGGCGATCTGCCCCGGGAGCGCATCCTGCACCGGGCGGCCCGCGCGGTCGCCCCGGGCGGGGTGCTGCTGATCGTGGGGCACGCGGGCTTCCCGGCCTGGGACGACCGGCACGCCGACATGAAGCTGCCGACGCCCGACGAGGTGCTCGCCTCGCTGGAGCTGCCGGAGGGGGAGTGGGAGGTGCTGCTCAGCGAGGAGCACGAGCGCGTCCAGAACGACCCGGACGGCAACCCCACCACCCGTACGGACAACGCCCTGAAGGTCAGGCGGCGTTGA
- a CDS encoding ATP-binding protein, whose product MNEATQLLEFREAFYCRERRSVPLVRKFVRQALTDWACEERDVNTDDVLLCVSELATNALVHGVPPGRGYRLFLHWDGAAARLRVEIHDSGDGEVPEAAPTPDPTAERGRGLTLVAALATKWGVGERNPGKIVWCEFAAPARLFAEIPR is encoded by the coding sequence ATGAACGAAGCGACTCAACTCCTCGAATTCCGCGAAGCCTTCTACTGCCGGGAGCGCAGGTCCGTGCCGCTCGTACGGAAGTTCGTGCGGCAGGCCCTGACCGACTGGGCGTGCGAGGAGCGCGACGTGAACACGGACGACGTGCTGCTCTGCGTCAGCGAACTCGCGACCAACGCACTCGTACACGGCGTGCCGCCGGGGCGGGGCTATCGCCTGTTCCTGCACTGGGACGGCGCGGCGGCCCGGCTGAGGGTCGAGATCCACGACAGCGGCGACGGCGAGGTCCCGGAAGCGGCCCCCACCCCGGACCCCACCGCGGAACGCGGTCGCGGCCTGACGCTGGTCGCCGCCCTGGCGACCAAGTGGGGCGTCGGCGAACGCAACCCGGGCAAGATCGTCTGGTGCGAGTTCGCCGCCCCGGCGCGGCTGTTCGCCGAGATCCCGCGCTGA
- a CDS encoding multicopper oxidase domain-containing protein produces MDRRAFNRRVLLGGAVAATSLSAGPELAGAAPASDVAARTAPAGGQVRHLRMYAEKLPDGQMGYGLEKGKASIPGPLIELIEGDTLHIEFENTMDVTASLHVHGLDYEITSDGTKMNHSEVEPGATRTYTWRTHTPGRRADGTWRAGSAGYWHYHDHVVGTEHGTGGIRKGLYGPVVVRRKGDVLPDATHTIVFNDMLINNLPQGPNFEATVGDRVEIVMITHGEYYHTFHMHGHRWADNRTGMLTGPDDPSQVIDNKICGPADSFGFQIIAGEGVGAGAWMYHCHVQSHSDMGMVGLFLVKKPDGTIPGYEEHDHGTHGTTSASPHDGH; encoded by the coding sequence ATGGACAGACGCGCTTTCAACCGACGGGTACTGCTGGGCGGCGCCGTGGCCGCGACATCGTTGTCGGCCGGTCCCGAGCTGGCGGGCGCCGCCCCGGCCTCCGACGTCGCGGCCCGCACGGCGCCGGCCGGCGGACAGGTGCGCCACCTCAGGATGTACGCCGAGAAGCTCCCCGACGGGCAGATGGGCTACGGCCTGGAGAAGGGCAAGGCGAGTATCCCCGGCCCGCTGATCGAGCTGATCGAGGGCGACACGCTCCATATCGAGTTCGAGAACACCATGGACGTCACCGCGAGCCTCCATGTCCACGGCCTGGACTACGAGATCACCAGCGACGGCACCAAGATGAACCACAGCGAGGTCGAGCCCGGCGCCACCCGCACCTACACCTGGCGCACCCACACCCCCGGCCGCCGCGCGGACGGCACGTGGCGGGCGGGCAGCGCCGGCTACTGGCACTACCACGACCACGTCGTCGGCACGGAGCACGGCACCGGCGGCATCCGCAAGGGCCTGTACGGACCGGTGGTCGTGCGCCGCAAGGGCGACGTCCTGCCGGACGCCACGCACACGATCGTCTTCAACGACATGCTCATCAACAACCTGCCGCAGGGCCCGAACTTCGAGGCCACCGTGGGCGACCGCGTCGAGATTGTCATGATCACGCACGGTGAGTACTACCACACCTTCCACATGCACGGACACCGCTGGGCGGACAACCGCACCGGCATGCTCACCGGCCCCGACGACCCCAGCCAGGTCATCGACAACAAGATCTGCGGCCCCGCCGACTCCTTCGGCTTCCAGATCATCGCCGGCGAGGGCGTCGGCGCCGGCGCGTGGATGTACCACTGCCACGTCCAGAGCCACTCCGACATGGGCATGGTCGGCCTGTTCCTGGTGAAGAAGCCGGACGGCACGATCCCGGGCTACGAGGAGCACGACCACGGCACGCATGGCACGACGTCCGCCTCACCGCACGATGGCCACTGA
- a CDS encoding helix-turn-helix domain-containing protein encodes MQKAKQTSKKRITSWHLIGAQVAMFRRVAGLTQAALADQCRVSEDTIASIEQGRRPLQLDFSVLLDELLATKGALEVAVGKVPEKERFPAFVQDFVGYEQEALSLFSYQSQAIPGLLQTEEYARFIFSCLYPPIEDDEQEEWVQARLDRQRLLERRPRPMLHFIIEESILRSEIGDPAMMRRQIEHLRKCAELPFVCIQIMPMKLPKHAGLAGPMVILETPDHDQLAYIEGQGVSFLVDDPDEVSLLVQKCGMLRSQAHSPEESICLMDDLLGER; translated from the coding sequence ATGCAGAAAGCGAAGCAGACGAGCAAGAAGCGCATTACGTCGTGGCACCTGATCGGTGCTCAGGTGGCCATGTTCCGCCGGGTGGCCGGCCTGACGCAGGCGGCGCTCGCGGACCAGTGTCGCGTCAGTGAAGACACGATCGCGTCGATCGAGCAAGGGCGGCGGCCGCTCCAGCTGGACTTCTCCGTCCTCCTCGATGAGCTCCTGGCCACCAAGGGCGCCTTAGAGGTCGCCGTCGGGAAGGTGCCGGAGAAGGAGCGGTTCCCTGCGTTCGTGCAGGACTTCGTCGGGTACGAGCAGGAGGCGCTGAGCCTCTTCTCGTACCAGAGCCAGGCCATCCCCGGGCTTCTTCAGACGGAGGAGTACGCACGGTTCATCTTCTCCTGCCTGTACCCGCCCATCGAGGACGACGAGCAGGAGGAGTGGGTGCAAGCCCGCCTCGACCGGCAGCGACTCCTTGAGCGCAGGCCGCGACCGATGCTCCACTTCATCATCGAGGAGAGCATCCTGCGCAGCGAGATCGGGGACCCCGCGATGATGCGGAGGCAGATCGAGCACCTCCGCAAGTGCGCCGAACTCCCCTTTGTGTGCATCCAGATCATGCCGATGAAGCTTCCGAAGCACGCCGGTCTCGCGGGTCCGATGGTGATCCTTGAGACTCCGGACCACGATCAACTGGCTTATATCGAGGGGCAAGGAGTCAGCTTCCTGGTCGATGACCCGGACGAAGTCAGCTTGCTCGTGCAGAAATGTGGGATGCTCCGATCGCAGGCGCACTCTCCCGAGGAGAGCATCTGCCTAATGGACGACCTGCTTGGAGAGAGATGA
- a CDS encoding DinB family protein, with protein MNASGTAIANTGSDERADLLEALGKQRHFLRFTTRDLTDEQAGERTTKSELCLGGLIKHVTSVERGWAGFIVEGAAAMPDFNQMTEADFAQRADEFRMLPGETLAGVLDAYEKVAAATDELVASLPDLGAAHALPKAPWFDGDAKWSARRTLMHIIAETAQHAGHADIIRESLDGSKSMG; from the coding sequence ATGAACGCCAGCGGGACGGCCATCGCGAACACCGGCTCGGACGAGCGGGCGGACCTCCTGGAAGCGCTGGGCAAGCAGCGGCACTTCCTGCGGTTCACCACCCGCGACCTGACCGACGAGCAGGCCGGGGAGCGGACCACGAAGAGCGAGCTGTGTCTCGGCGGCCTGATCAAGCACGTGACCTCGGTCGAGCGGGGCTGGGCCGGGTTCATCGTGGAGGGTGCCGCCGCGATGCCGGACTTCAACCAGATGACCGAGGCCGACTTCGCGCAGCGGGCCGACGAGTTCAGGATGCTGCCGGGCGAGACGCTGGCGGGCGTGCTCGACGCCTACGAGAAGGTGGCGGCGGCGACCGACGAACTGGTCGCCTCGCTGCCGGACCTGGGCGCCGCGCACGCGCTGCCGAAGGCCCCCTGGTTCGACGGGGACGCGAAGTGGTCGGCCCGCAGGACGCTGATGCACATCATCGCGGAGACCGCGCAGCACGCCGGCCACGCGGACATCATCCGGGAATCCCTGGACGGCTCGAAGTCCATGGGCTGA
- a CDS encoding OmpL47-type beta-barrel domain-containing protein — translation MWAALLAGLLLVLGLQTTTSAAGTRDGRTSQAAAAQVLTWTAGDDITKYASFPETAVAGAATIVFENSAATGNTTGMPHTLTFSTSDPEYNTDVQLNILANPGDDQGGKHTAEVTLSPGRYFYHCTIPGHSSMTGVLTVTEGGGGDDTTAPETSAKVTGTQNAEGQYVGAATVAVTATDEGSGVDRIEYAVGADGAWQPYTAPVVVDQVGEQTVRYRAFDKAGNAAAEKSETFTVAAPPTDDTTAPETSATVSGEKDANGDYIDMATVTVTASDTGSGVNTIEYAVGSDGAWQPYTGPVMVHQVGEQTVRYRATDKAGNAAAEKNVQFTVVAAPPQDTTPPVTGATVKGTKNSAGAYVGSAEVGVSATDEGGSGVAGTEYSLDAGPYLAYTAPVVVDRAGRHTVAYRATDKAGNTSEPLSVSFSVVSGGGVPAPGCPEYDERLTVIVGTVDTGVPNRVTNNRCRINELIEDEKEWTSQALFIKHVGEVTAALKAEGVVDQREVKAIKQAARASGIGTPGQTDGYRTILGEDPATFAKWEQVGGGSFTRNEDGSITSGTTKDGLGMLWFPERTYGDFSLKLQWRDDAPGTANANGGVFVRFPQIHDHPEEPRPEWAAIKYGHEVQAFDSPSGDMYKSGSIYGFDRVGLAGAQVTEKGTWNDYEIRVVDQHFSVFRNGVLINEFDNTGGQDFYPARGDDPGTDGRRWAAGYIGLQVHSTSDVISYRDVRVKDL, via the coding sequence GTGTGGGCCGCCCTGCTGGCGGGTCTGCTGCTGGTACTCGGACTGCAGACGACCACGTCGGCGGCCGGAACACGTGACGGCCGGACCTCACAGGCCGCCGCCGCACAGGTGCTCACCTGGACGGCCGGCGACGACATCACCAAGTACGCCAGCTTCCCGGAGACGGCGGTCGCCGGAGCTGCGACGATCGTCTTCGAGAACAGCGCGGCCACCGGCAACACCACCGGCATGCCGCACACGCTGACCTTCAGCACCAGCGACCCGGAGTACAACACCGACGTCCAGCTGAACATCCTGGCCAACCCCGGGGACGACCAGGGTGGCAAGCACACCGCCGAGGTCACCCTCTCGCCCGGCCGCTACTTCTACCACTGCACCATCCCGGGCCACAGCTCCATGACGGGCGTGCTGACGGTGACCGAGGGCGGCGGCGGTGACGACACCACCGCGCCGGAGACCTCGGCGAAGGTGACCGGAACCCAGAACGCCGAGGGCCAGTACGTCGGTGCGGCGACCGTCGCGGTCACCGCCACCGACGAGGGCTCCGGCGTGGACCGGATCGAGTACGCGGTGGGCGCCGACGGTGCCTGGCAGCCGTACACCGCGCCGGTCGTGGTGGACCAGGTCGGCGAGCAGACCGTGCGCTACCGGGCGTTCGACAAGGCGGGCAACGCCGCCGCCGAGAAGAGCGAGACCTTCACGGTGGCCGCCCCGCCGACCGACGACACGACCGCGCCGGAGACCTCGGCGACGGTCAGCGGAGAGAAGGACGCGAACGGCGACTACATCGACATGGCGACGGTGACCGTCACCGCCTCCGACACCGGTTCCGGCGTCAACACCATTGAGTACGCCGTCGGTTCGGACGGTGCCTGGCAGCCGTACACCGGGCCGGTGATGGTGCACCAGGTCGGCGAACAGACCGTGCGCTACCGGGCCACCGACAAGGCGGGCAACGCGGCCGCCGAGAAGAACGTGCAGTTCACCGTCGTGGCCGCCCCGCCGCAGGACACCACGCCGCCGGTGACCGGCGCCACCGTCAAGGGCACGAAGAACTCTGCCGGGGCCTACGTCGGCAGCGCGGAGGTCGGCGTGAGCGCGACCGACGAGGGCGGTTCCGGCGTGGCCGGGACGGAGTACTCCCTGGACGCGGGGCCGTACCTGGCCTACACCGCGCCCGTGGTGGTCGACCGGGCCGGGCGGCACACCGTCGCCTACCGCGCGACGGACAAGGCGGGCAACACCTCGGAGCCGCTGAGCGTCAGCTTCTCGGTGGTCTCCGGCGGCGGGGTGCCGGCGCCGGGCTGCCCGGAGTACGACGAGCGGCTGACCGTGATCGTCGGCACGGTCGACACGGGCGTGCCGAACCGGGTGACCAACAACCGGTGCCGGATCAACGAGTTGATCGAGGACGAGAAGGAGTGGACGTCCCAGGCGCTCTTCATCAAGCACGTGGGCGAGGTCACGGCCGCACTGAAGGCCGAGGGCGTCGTCGACCAGCGCGAGGTGAAGGCGATCAAGCAGGCGGCCCGCGCGTCCGGCATCGGCACACCGGGTCAGACGGACGGCTACCGCACGATCCTCGGCGAGGACCCGGCCACCTTCGCCAAGTGGGAGCAGGTGGGCGGCGGTTCGTTCACGCGCAACGAGGACGGCTCGATCACCAGCGGGACCACCAAGGACGGGCTGGGCATGCTCTGGTTCCCGGAGCGCACCTACGGGGACTTCTCGCTCAAGCTCCAGTGGCGGGACGACGCCCCGGGCACGGCCAACGCCAACGGCGGTGTCTTCGTGCGCTTCCCGCAGATCCACGACCACCCCGAGGAGCCGCGCCCGGAGTGGGCGGCGATCAAGTACGGGCACGAGGTCCAGGCGTTCGACAGCCCGAGCGGCGACATGTACAAGTCGGGGTCGATCTACGGCTTCGACCGGGTGGGCCTCGCCGGCGCCCAGGTGACCGAGAAGGGCACCTGGAACGACTACGAGATCCGGGTGGTGGACCAGCACTTCTCGGTCTTCCGCAACGGTGTGCTGATCAACGAGTTCGACAACACCGGCGGTCAGGACTTCTACCCGGCGCGCGGGGACGACCCCGGCACCGACGGGCGGCGCTGGGCGGCCGGCTACATCGGGCTGCAGGTGCACAGCACGTCGGACGTCATCTCCTACCGGGACGTCCGGGTCAAGGATCTGTAG
- a CDS encoding ThuA domain-containing protein — MWVASLTAGLVTAGLLSGASASARPVPEPSLTTMSVKSPPGGSDVRVLVFYGSAAAGDESPVVNAGIAAIERIGQTGPAAERFTTEATGNASVFTNARKLGKYNAIVFLTGGGDILDADQEAGLEAYMEAGGGFVGVHDAARAEPYSDWFTGLVGARPAAGAAPAVQRATVEVGDRRNPATKDLPLEWKRPDQWLNWAKNPSGEVHTVARVRESTYKPGTGANGTDHPVSWCRDYDGGRSFYTAMGGTASSYDETDFRTHLRGALMWTTRLAQADCKATITANYQAERLTQPNQPGQNDQIGEPHGLVTASDGRVFYIGRGGADASQPVVTDWNDPDVGKGKGQIHVYDPTTKKVTLAGELTVFGNKGGGEELTKVEEGLLGIELDPRFTENGWVYLHYTPHSEINRDTHMAERRVSRFTYNNTTGKLDMAGEKVLLKWPVQIHSCCHAGGGMAWDSRGNLYIATGDNNSSGFSDGYSGNNPQPNFKGVSFADARRTAGNTNNLNGKILRIHPEQDGTYTLPEGNLFTGEETAEGGGKTRGEIYVMGVRNPARISVDKATDTLYAGWVGPDAGAPSTTWGPAKYDTFAVITKASNRGWPYCMGNKQPYRDRNLPDPTKPLGWYDCDHPKNESPNNDGLVNLPPVTGNNIWYSPQGGGPDYPRDANGVPSYKESEATYQLPWLKGGGQAAMDGPVYRYDAANGSTVKWPEYWDGKWFVGDFYDADQPRNAVLMDAKTQGDGGIPVHSESLKKIVPVGNDGIKNLMDWKFGPDGALYVLDYGRGFFTSDAKSALWKVTYKGGGPTPAAGQLARGTQ; from the coding sequence ATGTGGGTCGCGTCCCTGACCGCGGGCCTCGTCACCGCCGGACTGCTGTCGGGTGCGTCCGCCAGCGCGCGCCCGGTGCCGGAACCATCTCTGACAACGATGTCGGTCAAGTCGCCACCAGGCGGCTCCGACGTGCGCGTCCTGGTCTTCTACGGCTCCGCTGCGGCCGGTGACGAGTCGCCCGTCGTGAACGCCGGCATCGCGGCGATCGAGCGCATCGGCCAGACCGGCCCGGCCGCGGAACGGTTCACCACCGAGGCCACCGGCAACGCCTCGGTCTTCACCAACGCGCGCAAGCTGGGCAAGTACAACGCCATCGTGTTCCTGACCGGCGGCGGCGACATCCTGGACGCCGATCAGGAGGCCGGTCTGGAGGCGTACATGGAGGCGGGCGGCGGCTTCGTCGGCGTCCACGACGCGGCCCGCGCCGAGCCGTACTCCGACTGGTTCACCGGCCTGGTCGGTGCCCGCCCCGCCGCCGGCGCCGCGCCCGCGGTGCAGCGGGCCACCGTGGAGGTCGGCGACCGGCGCAACCCGGCCACCAAGGACCTGCCGCTGGAGTGGAAGCGCCCCGACCAGTGGCTCAACTGGGCGAAGAACCCCTCCGGCGAGGTGCACACCGTCGCCCGGGTCCGCGAGTCGACGTACAAGCCGGGCACCGGTGCCAACGGCACCGACCACCCGGTCAGCTGGTGCCGTGACTACGACGGCGGCCGGTCCTTCTACACCGCCATGGGCGGCACGGCCTCCTCGTACGACGAGACCGACTTCCGCACCCATCTGCGCGGCGCCCTGATGTGGACCACGCGCCTCGCGCAGGCCGACTGCAAGGCCACCATCACGGCCAACTACCAGGCGGAGCGGCTCACCCAGCCCAACCAGCCCGGGCAGAACGACCAGATCGGCGAGCCGCACGGCCTGGTCACCGCGTCCGACGGCCGGGTCTTCTACATCGGCCGCGGCGGCGCCGACGCCTCCCAGCCGGTGGTCACCGACTGGAACGATCCGGACGTCGGCAAGGGCAAGGGACAGATCCACGTCTACGACCCGACGACCAAGAAGGTCACCCTCGCCGGTGAGCTGACCGTCTTCGGCAACAAGGGCGGCGGCGAGGAGCTGACGAAGGTCGAGGAGGGGCTGCTCGGCATCGAGCTGGACCCGCGGTTCACCGAGAACGGCTGGGTGTACCTGCACTACACGCCGCACTCGGAGATCAACCGCGACACGCACATGGCCGAGCGGCGCGTCTCCCGGTTCACGTACAACAACACCACCGGCAAGCTGGACATGGCCGGCGAGAAGGTGCTGCTGAAGTGGCCGGTGCAGATCCACAGCTGCTGCCACGCGGGCGGCGGGATGGCCTGGGACTCCCGGGGCAACCTGTACATCGCCACCGGTGACAACAACTCCAGTGGCTTCAGCGACGGTTACTCGGGCAACAACCCGCAGCCCAACTTCAAGGGCGTCTCCTTCGCCGACGCGCGCCGCACCGCCGGCAACACCAACAACCTCAACGGCAAGATCCTGCGCATCCACCCGGAACAGGACGGCACCTACACCCTCCCCGAGGGCAACCTGTTCACCGGCGAGGAGACCGCCGAGGGCGGCGGCAAGACGCGCGGCGAGATCTACGTGATGGGCGTGCGCAATCCGGCCCGCATCTCCGTCGACAAGGCCACCGACACCCTCTACGCCGGCTGGGTCGGCCCGGACGCCGGCGCCCCCTCGACGACCTGGGGCCCGGCCAAGTACGACACCTTCGCCGTGATCACCAAGGCGAGCAACCGCGGCTGGCCGTACTGCATGGGCAACAAGCAGCCCTACCGGGACCGCAACCTGCCCGACCCGACCAAGCCGCTGGGCTGGTACGACTGCGACCACCCGAAGAACGAGTCGCCGAACAACGACGGCCTGGTCAACCTGCCGCCGGTCACCGGCAACAACATCTGGTACTCCCCGCAGGGCGGCGGCCCCGACTACCCGCGCGACGCGAACGGCGTTCCGTCGTACAAGGAGTCGGAGGCGACCTACCAGCTGCCGTGGCTCAAGGGCGGCGGCCAGGCCGCGATGGACGGCCCGGTCTACCGCTACGACGCCGCGAACGGCAGCACGGTGAAGTGGCCCGAGTACTGGGACGGCAAGTGGTTCGTCGGTGACTTCTACGACGCCGACCAGCCGCGCAACGCCGTGCTGATGGACGCGAAGACGCAGGGCGACGGCGGGATCCCGGTGCACTCGGAGTCGCTGAAGAAGATCGTGCCGGTCGGCAACGACGGCATCAAGAACCTGATGGACTGGAAGTTCGGCCCGGACGGCGCGCTGTACGTCCTCGACTACGGGCGCGGCTTCTTCACCTCGGACGCCAAGTCGGCGCTGTGGAAGGTCACCTACAAGGGCGGCGGGCCGACCCCGGCCGCCGGTCAGCTGGCGAGGGGGACGCAGTGA
- a CDS encoding proline dehydrogenase produces the protein MDAEVAALIGAAVGSLTTLGAAFVTGRTAARSQYDQWRRQHRRDAYVAYLGALHDRDIALDAVFEALRPERPDLAAVDERVAEFVGLAREVHRAAEVVLVEGPDAMVAAVGGVGRASGERAELMRRMVADARAGDTTHKAAHTALAARRDEALHQSVKGLRAAAARVLDAPR, from the coding sequence ATGGATGCCGAAGTCGCCGCGCTGATAGGGGCCGCCGTCGGCTCGCTCACCACTCTGGGGGCGGCCTTCGTCACCGGGCGGACGGCGGCCCGCTCCCAGTACGACCAGTGGCGCAGACAGCACCGCAGGGACGCGTATGTGGCGTACCTCGGGGCCCTGCACGACCGGGACATCGCCCTGGACGCCGTCTTCGAGGCGCTGCGGCCGGAGCGACCGGACCTGGCGGCCGTGGACGAGCGGGTGGCGGAGTTCGTCGGCCTGGCCCGCGAGGTGCACCGGGCCGCCGAGGTCGTCCTCGTGGAGGGGCCGGACGCCATGGTGGCGGCGGTCGGCGGGGTGGGCCGGGCGTCCGGCGAGCGCGCCGAGCTCATGCGGCGGATGGTCGCGGACGCCCGCGCCGGGGACACCACGCACAAGGCCGCGCACACCGCGCTGGCCGCCCGGCGCGACGAGGCCCTCCACCAGTCGGTGAAGGGCCTTCGCGCTGCCGCCGCGCGCGTGCTGGACGCGCCGCGCTGA